A region from the Silene latifolia isolate original U9 population chromosome 7, ASM4854445v1, whole genome shotgun sequence genome encodes:
- the LOC141590448 gene encoding protein SUPPRESSOR OF MAX2 1-like produces MRGGFNSIQPTLTPESSTVITHAISEANRRNHAQTTSLHVAATLLSSPTGLFRQACIRSNPNSSHPLQCRALELCFSVALERIPTAQRHNSGQVGWPVDPPISNSLMAALKRAQANQRRYVPEQQQHLLGVKVELEQLVISILDDPSVSRVMREASFSSPAVKAVIQLTQPELRVHEDHDPNLYLNPRIVNDVDKVLGILSRLKKRNPVLVGESEPRGVVKEVLSKIRDGLLKGVEVMVISVEEELGLDRGELVSKVKGLGELIDRKMTGNGVGGSGVVVDLGDLKWLVNQGGSEAVRAVVMEMGRVLRKFGEGSRIWFIGTATCETYLRCQVYCPTIESEWDLQLISIVAKPSLPRVLARYIFMDNHMFMRIFLCRIGSIDSIESLNPMKGLMRVSENSDPWRRSSCCSHCTEKYVQELAKLEAEVKLEANVALLPPWLQNAKMHADDDLKGAANLTQIQAEDFNLRHKALELLNKWNQTCLRLHPSFHHNVSPERIIYNPNISYPGASLVDCERPKRTPGSPVRTDLALGPIKMAEVAQDNVQIACLKDFLGCKVDEFQADVNSFKRLLKGLVEKVGWQTDAASAIASTITHCKLGHRKRRVIGTPGDIWLLFSGPDRIGKKKMAAALSELVYGVSPIMMALGSRRNFSETSLNFRGKTVIDRIAEVVRRNPFSVIMLQDFDEADLLVRGSIKCAMERGRLADSHGQEISLGNVIFIITSMWMPNQDKVGFTLNEEKLTFLASGGWQLRILVGGKTTGKRSPSLTNDDLERSIKQRKESGQGLLFDLNQLADNDEDRLDGSHNSSDLTVEHEEEHVSPAPKELLNCVDGAITFKAVDFAPVKHNIERTISSKFSAILGDNFSVQIESKALEKILSGIWLGQSMLESWVEKVLVPSIKQLKTTLPLVIAHSPLQKLSIRLELDKEGGSREFGDWLPSRISVVRNA; encoded by the exons ATGAGGGGCGGATTTAACTCAATACAACCAACCCTAACACCGGAATCATCCACCGTAATAACCCACGCAATATCAGAAGCCAACCGTCGAAACCACGCCCAAACGACGTCGCTTCACGTAGCAGCAACACTCTTAAGTTCACCAACCGGGTTGTTCCGTCAAGCATGCATCCGGTCTAACCCGAATTCCTCTCACCCGTTACAGTGCCGGGCTTTAGAGCTCTGCTTTAGTGTGGCTTTGGAGCGGATCCCCACGGCCCAACGCCATAATTCGGGTCAGGTTGGTTGGCCCGTGGACCCTCCTATTTCTAACTCGTTAATGGCGGCATTGAAGCGTGCCCAGGCCAATCAAAGGAGATATGTGCCGGAGCAACAGCAGCATTTATTGGGTGTTAAAGTGGAGCTTGAGCAGTTGGTTATTTCTATTTTGGATGACCCGAGTGTTAGTCGGGTCATGCGTGAGGCTTCGTTTTCTAGTCCGGCTGTTAAAGCTGTCATTCAGTTGACTCAACCCGAATTAAGGGTCCATGAGGACCATGACCCGAATTTGTACTTGAACCCGAGAATTGTGAATGACGTGGACAAAGTATTGGGGATACTATCTCGGTTGAAAAAGCGGAATCCGGTTTTGGTTGGGGAGTCGGAACCTCGTGGGGTGGTAAAAGAGGTATTATCCAAAATACGCGACGGGCTACTGAAAGGAGTGGAGGTGATGGTGATATCAGTGGAGGAGGAATTGGGTTTGGATAGAGGGGAATTAGTCAGCAAGGTTAAAGGATTGGGTGAATTAATTGATAGGAAAATGACGGGGAATGGTGTAGGGGGAAGTGGGGTGGTGGTTGATTTAGGTGACTTGAAATGGTTGGTTAATCAAGGTGGTTCGGAGGCGGTACGAGCGGTGGTGATGGAAATGGGAAgggttttgaggaagtttggtgAGGGTAGTAGGATTTGGTTCATTGGGACGGCCACTTGTGAGACGTATTTGAGATGTCAGGTTTATTGTCCTACAATCGAAAGTGAATGGGATCTTCAGCTTATTTCTATTGTTGCCAAACCATCTTTGCCTCGGGTTTTGGCTAGGTATATATTC ATGGATAATCATATGTTTATGCGTATATTTTTGTGCAGAATCGGATCTATCGATTCTATTGAAAGTTTAAACCCAATGAAAGGTCTTATGCGGGTTTCTGAAAACTCGGATCCTTGGAGAAGATCTAGTTGCTGCTCACATTGTACAGAGAAGTATGTACAGGAGCTTGCAAAGCTAGAAGCAGAGGTTAAATTAGAGGCAAATGTCGCGTTATTACCACCATGGCTGCAAAATGCGAAAATGCACGCTGACGATGATCTTAAGGGCGCGGCTAATTTAACTCAG ATTCAGGCAGAAGACTTCAATTTGAGACATAAAGCACTAGAATTGCTGAACAAGTGGAACCAGACATGCTTGCGGCTCCATCCCAGCTTTCATCACAATGTAAGCCCCGAGAGAATCATTTATAATCCAAATATCAGTTATCCTGGAGCCAGTCTAGTTGATTGTGAACGTCCAAAGAGGACACCAGGAAGTCCAGTCAGGACCGATCTTGCTCTAGGCCCGATAAAGATGGCTGAAGTTGCCCAAGATAATGTCCAGATAGCCTGTCTCAAAGACTTTCTCGGCTGTAAAGTTGATGAATTTCAGGCTGATGTGAACTCATTCAAGAGACTCCTCAAAGGTCTCGTAGAGAAGGTTGGATGGCAGACCGATGCAGCTTCTGCCATTGCTTCGACCATAACCCATTGCAAGTTGGGCCACAGGAAAAGGCGAGTTATTGGAACGCCGGGAGACATATGGTTGCTATTTTCAGGGCCAGACAGGATTGGGAAGAAAAAGATGGCGGCCGCTCTGTCTGAGCTTGTATATGGAGTGAGTCCCATCATGATGGCTCTTGGTTCTAGACGGAATTTTAGTGAGACGAGTCTAAATTTCCGTGGAAAAACCGTTATTGACAGAATTGCCGAGGTGGTCAGGAGGAATCCATTTTCCGTGATAATGCTTCAAGACTTTGACGAGGCCGATTTGCTAGTTAGAGGGAGTATCAAATGCGCAATGGAAAGGGGACGTCTTGCTGATTCCCATGGCCAGGAAATCAGTCTTGGCAATGTCATTTTCATCATTACATCGATGTGGATGCCAAATCAGGATAAAGTTGGCTTTACGCTGAACGAAGAGAAGCTTACTTTTCTAGCAAGTGGTGGTTGGCAGTTGAGGATATTAGTTGGTGGCAAAACCACAGGAAAGAGATCACCAAGTTTGACAAATGATGATCTAGAAAGGTCCATCAAGCAAAGGAAGGAGTCGGGTCAAGGACTTTTGTTCGATCTCAATCAGTTGGCGGATAACGACGAAGATAGGTTAGATGGATCCCACAATTCAAGTGATCTCACCGTTGAACATGAGGAGGAACACGTGTCCCCTGCACCGAAGGAGCTATTAAATTGTGTGGACGGGGCTATTACATTCAAGGCAGTCGATTTTGCTCCAGTAAAACATAACATTGAGAGGACTATATCATCAAAGTTTTCGGCCATTTTAGGGGATAACTTCTCAGTACAAATTGAAAGTAAAGCCCTTGAGAAGATTTTGAGTGGGATTTGGTTGGGACAATCGATGTTAGAATCATGGGTAGAGAAGGTGTTGGTACCAAGTATCAAGCAACTTAAGACGACACTGCCTTTGGTCATTGCTCATTCACCTCTGCAAAAACTGAGTATCCGGCTTGAGCTAGATAAGGAAGGTGGGAGTCGGGAATTTGGCGATTGGCTACCGAGTAGAATCTCAGTGGTAAGGAATGCATAG
- the LOC141590449 gene encoding uncharacterized protein LOC141590449, translated as MATPENNQVIEPTPKPPSYTYVTVENPNTNITQILFNGANFNEWSRGLTLALLAKGKLGYVDGTIPKPATTAAEFEPWRSQNALVTAWLYNSLEPPIRRTISYRPEAKQMWVDIPLTAANTRKYADVNLVLTIVLIACSRTRLIIIIICIERN; from the coding sequence ATGGCGACTCCCGAAAACAACCAGGTCATTGAACCTACCCCGAAACCACCATCCTATACCTATGTCACTGTCGAAAATCCGAATACCAACATCACTCAAATTCTCTTCAATGGAGCCAACTTCAATGAATGGTCTCGTGGACTAACCCTTGCTCTTCTCGCTAAAGGCAAACTTGGGTATGTCGACGGTACCATTCCGAAACCTGCCACTACGGCTGCTGAGTTTGAGCCATGGAGATCTCAAAATGCTCTCGTCACTGCTTGGCTCTACAATTCACTCGAACCACCCATTCGTCGAACCATTTCCTATCGACCCGAAGCAAAACAGATGTGGGTCGATATTCCCCTAACAGCAGCAAACACCAGAAAGTATGCGGATGTTAACCTCGTACTAACTATTGTCTTAATCGCATGTTCAAGAACAcgtctaataataataatcatatgcATTGAGAGAAATTAA